The Abditibacteriaceae bacterium sequence TTCAAGTGCAGTAAAGTACGGTCGATTTCAGGCGCACTTCTGCTTTGCGCCGCGGTGTCGTCGCACGCCCAACAGCGCGCCATGACACGCACCGCGCGGCGCGAAGCAGCGAAACTGCAAGCGACGCCCTCGGTTGTCTTGCCCGGCAACTACTGGGAAAAAGACCGCGAGCCGTTGCGCGCCGGCAACAGCGTGCCCGATTGGGAACTGGCGCTTTCGAGCCAAAGCCGAACAAACGCGCGCGGGAATGTGAAGCTTTCTGGTTTGCGTGGCGAGCGGACTCTTGTTGTTTTTTGGGCCTTCTGGTGCGACACCTGGAAAGACGCCACGCGCGATTTAAAAACTCTGCGCGCCGAATTGGAAAAGCAGAATGTGAAAGTTGTTGTCGTTTCGGTCGATGCGTCGCAGCAGCCTGTAGCGCGGCGCGCTTTTGAAAGCGGCGACATCTGGTTTCCCGTCGCGATTGATAAAGACAGCAAAATCACCGCGCAATGGGGCGTGCGTCGCGTGCCGACCGCGTTTCTGCTCGAAGGCACGAAAATTCGGGCGCGATGGGAAGGCTTCCCGAACCGCAAACAGCTGTTAGATGTTTTGTAGAGGTAGAGTACGGTCGAATCTGAGTAGACACGAAGTGAAGGACGGAACCTGCTTACAGCGTTTGCAAAAGTTTACGGGCGCGTTCGTGGGCGTCGTGCTCGCCTTCGGGCAGAGCAATCGCTTCTTTGAGTGCAGCGCGGGCTTCGTCTTTCTTTCCGGCCTTCGCCAGAATTTCGCCGAAGTGCAACGCGAGTTCAGCGCCCATATTTTTCGTTTCGCGCGCTTCTCGAATCGCTTCGCGCTGTTCTTTCTCGGCTTCTTCCAACCTTCCCAGTTTAAAAAGCGCCCAGGCCAAGCTATCGCGTGTATTGGCGCGGCCCGCGTCGGGCGTTTTGCTCGTTAAAAGTGCAACCGCGCGACGCGTGAACTTTTCGGCTTTCAGAAAGTCCTCGCGCGACGTGCCTCTGTCGGCGAGAAAATAACCGAGAGCATTGAGCAACTGAGAGTCTTTGGAAGGGAAGTCCGGCGAAATGGCGAGAGCACGACGATGGTTGGCGGCGGCATCGCTTTGCGCCACACGGATCGCAGCCATCGGCGAATCCTTGATGCCGATTTCAGCCCGAACACCGGCGACAACCAAATCTTCGGCAGTTCGCAAACGCAGCGCAGCACCACTAAGCGTATTTTTCCCTGCGTTATTTTGAGTATCGAGGCGTGCGGCTTCGTCGATAGCAGCGCGCAATTTTGCATCATCGCCGCTGCGGAGAGCGCTGCGGGTTTGCTCGTCGGCACGCGCCGTCAAAATCGCGCGGGCGACATCGCGCACAAGCGGCGATTCTTTCGCGGCGCAACCCGAAAGGAACGGCACAAAGGCCAGTAGTAAAAAGCGGCGCATCAGGAAGTTTGGGCG is a genomic window containing:
- a CDS encoding TlpA disulfide reductase family protein; this encodes MNFKCSKVRSISGALLLCAAVSSHAQQRAMTRTARREAAKLQATPSVVLPGNYWEKDREPLRAGNSVPDWELALSSQSRTNARGNVKLSGLRGERTLVVFWAFWCDTWKDATRDLKTLRAELEKQNVKVVVVSVDASQQPVARRAFESGDIWFPVAIDKDSKITAQWGVRRVPTAFLLEGTKIRARWEGFPNRKQLLDVL